AGGAGGAGGTGTACGTCGCGCTCGACGGAGGCCACGTTCGCATCGAGGGGACCCTGCACGAGGTGCCGGCGGGCGGCGTCGTCCGGGTCGGCCCGGACGCCGTGCGGAGCGTCCGGAACGACGGCGACGAGGCGCGAACGTGGCTCATGTTCGGAGCCCCGCCGCACGGAACGGTCGACGACTTCGGGGAGTACCGGATGCCGGAGGAGTGACCGCCGATACCGTGGGGACGGGGGCGTCCGACAGAATTACTTGCGACCACAGGCAGGGTCCACCGTGGACCCCGACCGCATTCCGCCCTCGTTCCCGGCTCCGTCGTTTCGCGGCAACCAGCGCGAGGCCCTGCGCGCCATCCGCGACGCCTTCGCCGCGGGCAACGACGCCGTCCTCGTGCGGGCGCCGACGGGGAGCGGGAAATCCCTCCTCGCGCGCGCCATCGCCGGCGCGGCGCGGACGCCCGAGGAGGCGGCACCCGCGGAGGCGACAGGTGCCTACTACACCACGCCGCAGGTGTCCCAACTCGACGACGTGGCCGAAGACGACCTGCTCTCGGATCTGAACGTGATCCGGGGGAAGGGAAACTACACCTGCATCCTGCCGGACGAGACGACGACGCCGGTGGACCGCGCGCCCTGTGCCCGGCAGTCGGGCTACGACTGCTCGATCCAGCACCGCTGTCCGTACTACGCCGACCGCGCCATCGCCTCCAATCGCGCCATCGCGGCGATGACGCTCGCCTACTTCATGCAGACCGCCGGCTCGGAGGTGTTCGGCAAGCGGGACGTGGTGGTGATCGACGAGGCCCACGGCCTCTCGGAGTGGGCGGAGATGTACGCCACGGTCGACCTGCGCCCCCGAACCGTCCCCGTCTGGGACGACGTGGGCGTCCCGGACGTGACCGAGGCGGACGACCCGCTGGAGCGAACGGCGCGCTTCGCGGAGACGCTGGCCGGGGTCTGTGAACGCGTGGCCGAGGACCTCGTCGCCAGCGACGAGTTGACGCCGGGGGAGGCCGCCCGCCGGGACCGACTTCAGGACCTCCGCTCCGACCTCGACTGGTTCGTCTCGGACTACCGCGACCCGACGAGCACGACGACGT
This window of the Haloplanus rubicundus genome carries:
- a CDS encoding cupin domain-containing protein → MTDEFGVVRLEAMDEEPLPESGICHRKLTEALGCIEMRVNAVTLDPGEATAPHAHERQEEVYVALDGGHVRIEGTLHEVPAGGVVRVGPDAVRSVRNDGDEARTWLMFGAPPHGTVDDFGEYRMPEE